CGATGCTCGACGAGGTGCGTCCGGACGGCGCGATCGTCGCGACGCCGAATGCGACACACGTGGCGGTCGGCCTCGCATGTATCGCGCGCGGCGTCCCCGCGCTGATCGAGAAACCGGTGTCGGACAGCGTCGACGCGGCGGCTGCCATGAGCCGCGCCGCGCGCGAAGCCGGCGTGCCGCTGCTGGTCGGGCACCATCGTCGGCACAATCCGATACTGCGGCGTGCCCGCGAGATCGTGCAATCGGGTCGGCTCGGCCGGCCCGTCGCGGCCAATGCGCTCGCGACGTTCTACAAGCCCGACGCGTATTTCGACGTCGAGTGGCGCCGCCAGGCAGGCGGCGGCCCCGTGCTGATCAACCTGATTCACGACATCGACATCATGCGTTTCCTGCTCGGCGAGATCGTCGAAGTCTGCGCGCAGACCTCGAACGGCGTGCGCGGTTTCGACGTCGAGGACACGGCTGCGGTCCTGCTGCGCTTCGACAGCGGCGCGCTCGGCACGCTGGCCGTGTCGGACTGTGCGGTGTCGCCGTGGAACTGGGATCTCGCCGCGGGCGAGGCCGCGCACTATCCGCGCCAGCAGGTGAATACCCATTTCCTGATCGGCACCGATGCGTCGCTCACGCTGCCGCAGCTCGATCTCTGGGCGTATCGCGGCGCGAAGGGCTGGCACGAGCCGCTGACGGTCGAGCGCTGCACGCCGCACGACGCGGACCCTTACCACGAGCAGCTGCGCCATTTCGCGGCGGTGATCGCCGGCGACGAAGCGCCGCTGTGTTCGGCGGACGACGCGGCGCGCACACTCGCGGCGACGCTCGCCGTGCATCGCGCGGTGGCGGCGCGCACCGCGGTGGCGCCCGCCGCCGTCGCGAGCCTGAACAGGCCCTAGCGGCCGGCCGCGGCGAGCGCCGGCACGCCGTGGCGATAGAACGCGATGGTCTGCCGCAGGCCGTCGTCGAGCGCGGTGCGCGGCAGGCCCGGCAGCAACCGCGCGAGCGCGGGATCGTCGAGGAAGTCCGTCGCGATCGGCAGCGGCGGCCCGTCGGCATCGATGTGCGCATCCGGCGCGAGGGCCGCGATCCGCTCGATCAGCGTGGTCACCGGCGTGATCTCGCCGGCCAGCGTGA
The sequence above is a segment of the Burkholderia multivorans ATCC BAA-247 genome. Coding sequences within it:
- a CDS encoding Gfo/Idh/MocA family protein translates to MARRRLAVIGAGAIGRMHVERARVHPQVEVVAIADPSPAAEQFARAEGLRWFADYAAMLDEVRPDGAIVATPNATHVAVGLACIARGVPALIEKPVSDSVDAAAAMSRAAREAGVPLLVGHHRRHNPILRRAREIVQSGRLGRPVAANALATFYKPDAYFDVEWRRQAGGGPVLINLIHDIDIMRFLLGEIVEVCAQTSNGVRGFDVEDTAAVLLRFDSGALGTLAVSDCAVSPWNWDLAAGEAAHYPRQQVNTHFLIGTDASLTLPQLDLWAYRGAKGWHEPLTVERCTPHDADPYHEQLRHFAAVIAGDEAPLCSADDAARTLAATLAVHRAVAARTAVAPAAVASLNRP